A single Pseudoalteromonas phenolica DNA region contains:
- a CDS encoding CPBP family intramembrane glutamic endopeptidase, which produces MTASQYRWFELCGVFFCLPLFTYLFKDYLSSWLFPALLILMIVCTFLLLTDPHFKRFRLTSLGQFSQVKHRLFTGFFIGALFSAMLFGLANQTLWFAMPKNETTQWLILLIAYPLLSVLPQELIFRSYFFHRYKHILPSKNVRIFLSALSFALAHCVYDNWVAIALSFAGGLLFSYTYAHSRSLMVCVLEHSLWGLWMFTIGVGSYLDSGMRITTG; this is translated from the coding sequence TTGACTGCTTCGCAATATCGTTGGTTTGAGCTCTGTGGCGTATTTTTCTGCTTACCGCTGTTTACTTATTTATTTAAAGATTACCTGTCCAGTTGGTTGTTCCCTGCTTTACTGATTTTAATGATTGTATGCACCTTTTTGCTGCTTACTGATCCACATTTTAAGCGCTTTCGCTTAACTTCTTTGGGCCAATTTTCACAAGTCAAACATCGACTTTTTACAGGCTTCTTCATTGGCGCATTGTTTAGTGCCATGTTATTCGGCTTGGCCAATCAAACGCTTTGGTTTGCTATGCCAAAGAATGAAACTACCCAATGGTTAATCTTATTAATTGCTTACCCACTGCTATCCGTGTTGCCTCAGGAACTCATTTTTAGAAGCTATTTCTTCCATCGTTACAAGCATATTCTGCCAAGTAAAAACGTGCGCATCTTTTTAAGTGCACTCAGTTTTGCCCTCGCCCATTGTGTTTACGATAACTGGGTTGCAATTGCGCTTTCATTCGCCGGCGGGTTGTTATTTTCTTACACCTATGCGCACAGTCGCTCATTGATGGTGTGTGTACTAGAGCATAGTTTGTGGGGTTTATGGATGTTTACCATAGGGGTTGGCAGCTATTTAGATTCTGGGATGCGAATAACCACCGGCTAG
- a CDS encoding HU family DNA-binding protein, which produces MNKSELVSAMAAHSELTKKDSQAALNSILAIIKKRLSEGDQVPISGFGTFALSYHPAKMGRNPQTGEEIMIEGANKVQFKVAKALKDALAN; this is translated from the coding sequence ATGAACAAGTCAGAATTAGTATCGGCCATGGCGGCACACAGTGAGTTAACGAAGAAGGATTCTCAGGCAGCTTTGAATAGTATTTTGGCGATCATAAAAAAGCGCTTATCTGAGGGCGATCAGGTGCCTATCTCTGGTTTTGGTACGTTTGCGCTTAGTTATCATCCGGCTAAGATGGGCAGAAATCCACAAACGGGTGAAGAGATCATGATTGAAGGGGCAAACAAGGTGCAATTTAAAGTTGCTAAGGCGCTGAAAGACGCCTTAGCGAACTAA
- the trpCF gene encoding bifunctional indole-3-glycerol-phosphate synthase TrpC/phosphoribosylanthranilate isomerase TrpF — MANVLEKIVSDKQQEVALRKQQKPLDSFINDVVPSDRDFQAALAASGTQFILECKKASPSKGLIRENFNLDEITGVYGKYATCISVLTDEKYFQGSFEYLTYVSKKVDQPLICKDFFIDEYQVYLARLHGGNAILLMLSVLDDAQYTHLANVAKSLNMSILTEVSNVEEVHRALDLNAEIIGINNRNLRDLSTDLATTEKLRKLIPDSKVVISESGIYTHQDVKRLAPLCNGFLVGSSIMAEQDLEIACRRLILGENKVCGLTRSQDAQAAFKAGAIYGGLIFAPKSPRYVDIDCAKAVIDSAPLKYVGVFVNEDLEQVSEIAQTLKLAAVQLHGNEDKTYIEALRAKLPVTCQIWKAQGVTDVLPEPISGVDKHLYDTKTSAGFGGTGEVFDWSLLTEKSANSFMLAGGLNAENVLDAAYTGAQGLDLNSGVELSPGKKCSQKIADAFKNIRGY, encoded by the coding sequence ATGGCTAACGTACTAGAAAAAATCGTTTCAGATAAGCAACAAGAGGTCGCTCTAAGAAAACAACAAAAGCCACTGGACTCTTTTATTAATGACGTTGTGCCAAGTGACAGAGATTTTCAGGCGGCACTGGCAGCATCTGGCACACAATTTATTTTAGAGTGTAAGAAAGCATCGCCATCAAAGGGTCTTATTAGAGAGAACTTTAACCTTGATGAAATCACTGGCGTGTATGGCAAATATGCCACATGCATCAGTGTGTTAACCGATGAGAAATATTTTCAGGGCAGTTTTGAATACCTGACATATGTCAGCAAAAAAGTTGACCAACCGCTTATTTGTAAAGACTTCTTTATCGACGAGTATCAGGTTTATCTAGCGCGCTTACATGGTGGTAACGCCATTTTGCTTATGCTTTCAGTACTTGATGATGCGCAATATACACACCTTGCCAATGTGGCAAAGTCACTGAATATGTCAATCTTAACCGAAGTCAGTAATGTAGAAGAAGTGCACCGCGCACTTGATCTGAATGCTGAAATTATCGGTATTAATAACCGCAACTTACGTGACTTGAGCACGGATTTAGCGACAACCGAGAAGCTCAGAAAGCTAATTCCTGATAGCAAAGTTGTGATTTCTGAATCAGGTATTTACACCCATCAAGATGTAAAGCGTCTAGCACCTCTTTGCAATGGTTTCTTAGTAGGCAGCTCTATTATGGCTGAGCAAGACTTAGAAATTGCTTGCCGTCGTCTTATTCTGGGTGAAAATAAAGTTTGTGGTTTAACACGCTCTCAGGATGCCCAAGCGGCTTTTAAAGCAGGGGCTATTTACGGCGGCTTGATCTTCGCCCCTAAATCGCCCCGCTACGTTGACATTGATTGCGCAAAAGCCGTCATTGATAGTGCACCATTAAAATATGTTGGTGTATTTGTAAACGAAGACCTAGAACAAGTCAGTGAAATTGCGCAAACATTAAAACTTGCAGCCGTGCAGTTACACGGCAATGAAGATAAAACGTATATTGAAGCGCTGCGCGCTAAGTTACCTGTAACTTGCCAAATATGGAAAGCACAAGGTGTGACTGATGTGCTACCTGAACCAATCTCAGGAGTAGATAAACATTTGTACGATACTAAAACCTCTGCAGGATTTGGTGGCACAGGTGAAGTATTTGATTGGTCATTACTGACTGAAAAGAGCGCAAACAGCTTTATGTTAGCTGGCGGTTTAAACGCAGAAAATGTACTTGATGCAGCTTATACAGGCGCACAAGGACTAGATTTGAATTCAGGGGTTGAACTTAGCCCTGGTAAAAAGTGTTCGCAAAAAATTGCAGATGCTTTTAAAAACATAAGAGGTTATTGA
- a CDS encoding aminodeoxychorismate/anthranilate synthase component II codes for MSNNTKVYFLDNFDSFSYNLVDELTLLGLDLVVYRNNISAEKIFAKMQQETVPVILVLSPGPGNPAQAGCLLELIELAKSQFPMLGICLGQQALTQSYGGTVGHAGETVHGKSSIIEADDHPVFAGIGKRFPVARYHSLMATHVPESLKVIAKYDTIPMAIYHPEDKVIGYQFHPESILTPDGAQLLKQSIDYLTQ; via the coding sequence ATGTCTAATAACACAAAAGTATATTTTTTAGATAACTTTGATTCATTCAGCTACAACCTTGTTGATGAACTGACACTACTAGGCTTAGATTTAGTGGTTTACCGTAACAATATCTCCGCTGAAAAGATCTTCGCCAAGATGCAGCAAGAAACTGTACCGGTAATTTTAGTGTTATCGCCAGGCCCAGGTAACCCAGCTCAAGCAGGTTGCTTATTAGAGCTAATTGAACTCGCTAAAAGCCAATTCCCTATGCTGGGAATTTGTTTAGGCCAACAAGCTTTAACACAAAGCTATGGCGGAACTGTTGGTCATGCAGGTGAAACTGTTCATGGTAAGTCTTCAATTATTGAAGCTGACGACCACCCTGTATTTGCAGGTATTGGCAAACGCTTCCCGGTTGCGCGTTACCACTCTCTTATGGCGACTCATGTTCCTGAAAGCTTAAAAGTGATTGCCAAATACGACACTATTCCGATGGCTATTTATCATCCTGAAGATAAGGTGATCGGCTATCAATTTCACCCTGAGTCTATTCTTACCCCAGACGGTGCTCAGTTATTAAAACAAAGTATCGATTACTTAACACAATAG
- the trpD gene encoding anthranilate phosphoribosyltransferase yields the protein MDSLNLLLEQQDLTFEQANSFFDLVMQGEVSEIELTAALIALKIKKETAQEIAGAAKAMRDHATKFNAHNLVCADSCGTGGDGSNTINVSTTAAIAAAACGINLVKHGNRSVSSKSGSADLLRTLGINIEMTPEQASVCLKETGFTFLFAPLYHLGVKHAMPVRTTLKTRTIFNILGPLTNPAAPQVQLLGVYDKSLCRPMAETLKTLGTERAMIVHGEGTDEIALHGTTHVAELVDGEIKEYTLTVDDFGVEHYSLDQIAGDTPEYNAKASIEILNGSAPDAHNAAIAVNVAALLVMHNLAADFKAATQQVLAVLKSGKAADKLKEIVEVSNG from the coding sequence ATGGACAGTTTAAATCTATTACTTGAACAACAAGACTTAACATTTGAGCAAGCAAATAGCTTCTTCGACTTAGTCATGCAGGGTGAAGTGTCTGAAATTGAACTCACCGCCGCACTGATTGCATTAAAAATTAAAAAAGAAACGGCACAAGAGATTGCTGGTGCAGCAAAAGCCATGCGCGATCATGCCACAAAGTTCAACGCACATAACCTTGTTTGTGCAGATAGTTGCGGCACAGGTGGCGATGGTTCAAATACCATTAACGTTAGTACCACAGCGGCAATTGCGGCTGCGGCATGTGGTATCAATTTGGTGAAACACGGCAATCGCAGTGTATCGAGTAAATCAGGCTCTGCGGATTTACTCAGAACTCTGGGCATTAATATCGAAATGACGCCTGAGCAAGCCAGTGTATGTTTAAAAGAAACCGGCTTCACCTTCTTATTCGCGCCGCTTTATCATTTAGGTGTTAAACATGCGATGCCAGTGCGTACCACGTTAAAAACTCGCACGATTTTTAATATTTTAGGTCCACTGACTAACCCAGCAGCCCCACAAGTACAGTTACTGGGTGTGTATGATAAAAGTTTATGCCGTCCGATGGCCGAGACATTAAAGACACTAGGTACTGAGCGAGCGATGATAGTACACGGTGAAGGCACAGATGAAATTGCCCTACATGGCACAACCCATGTGGCTGAACTGGTTGATGGTGAAATTAAAGAATACACCTTAACCGTTGACGACTTTGGCGTTGAACATTATTCATTAGACCAAATCGCTGGAGATACGCCAGAATACAATGCCAAAGCCAGTATTGAGATTTTAAATGGCTCAGCACCTGATGCACACAATGCCGCTATTGCAGTAAACGTCGCTGCATTATTGGTAATGCATAACTTAGCTGCTGATTTTAAAGCCGCCACGCAGCAAGTATTAGCAGTCTTAAAATCAGGTAAAGCAGCAGACAAACTAAAAGAGATCGTTGAGGTAAGCAATGGCTAA
- the trpB gene encoding tryptophan synthase subunit beta, giving the protein MNNAAYFGDFGGMFVPELLVPALKQLEGEFNKSQKDPEFQAEFTKLLNEYAGRPTPLTLTRNLVTNPKVKLYLKREDLLHGGAHKTNQVLGQALLTKRMGKKEVIAETGAGQHGVATALACALLGLKCRVYMGAKDVERQQPNVFRMRLMGAEVIPVTAGSGTLKDAVNEAMRDWSANYKTAHYLLGTAAGPHPFPTIVREFQKMIGEEAKQQVLDTEGRLPDAVIACVGGGSNAIGMFSDFIGDENVKLIGVEPAGKGLDTEEHGAALCKGTKGILHGAYTYIMQNNDGQIEESYSVSAGLDYPAVGPQHAFLHETGRAQYVGISDKEALDAFQALAKHEGIIPALESSHALAYALKYAEEQTEETILVVNLSGRGDKDLAHVHQVLAEQGAL; this is encoded by the coding sequence ATGAATAACGCAGCATATTTTGGCGATTTCGGTGGCATGTTTGTACCCGAACTACTCGTCCCTGCACTAAAGCAGCTTGAAGGTGAATTTAATAAATCCCAAAAAGATCCTGAATTTCAGGCTGAGTTTACAAAATTATTAAACGAGTACGCGGGCCGTCCAACGCCACTAACGCTTACACGTAATTTAGTTACAAACCCAAAAGTAAAACTGTATTTAAAGCGTGAAGATTTACTCCACGGTGGTGCACATAAAACCAACCAAGTACTTGGCCAAGCATTGCTTACCAAGCGCATGGGTAAAAAAGAAGTAATCGCAGAAACAGGTGCTGGTCAACATGGTGTGGCAACAGCCCTTGCCTGTGCCCTACTTGGCTTGAAATGCCGTGTTTACATGGGTGCAAAAGACGTTGAGCGTCAACAGCCAAATGTATTCAGAATGCGTTTAATGGGTGCCGAAGTGATCCCTGTAACTGCAGGCTCTGGCACGTTAAAAGATGCTGTAAACGAAGCCATGCGTGACTGGTCTGCAAACTATAAAACAGCCCACTACCTTTTAGGTACGGCTGCTGGCCCGCACCCATTCCCGACCATCGTACGTGAATTCCAAAAAATGATCGGTGAAGAAGCAAAACAACAAGTGTTAGACACTGAAGGTCGTTTACCTGACGCTGTGATTGCCTGTGTGGGTGGTGGTTCAAACGCCATTGGTATGTTCAGTGACTTCATCGGTGATGAAAATGTGAAACTCATTGGTGTTGAGCCTGCGGGTAAAGGACTTGATACTGAAGAGCACGGCGCTGCTTTATGTAAAGGTACGAAAGGTATTTTACACGGTGCTTATACTTATATTATGCAAAACAATGATGGCCAAATTGAAGAGTCTTACTCTGTGTCTGCAGGTCTTGATTACCCTGCTGTTGGCCCTCAGCATGCATTTTTGCATGAAACAGGTCGCGCTCAGTATGTAGGTATTTCTGATAAAGAAGCACTTGATGCTTTCCAAGCCCTTGCTAAACATGAAGGTATTATTCCTGCGCTTGAATCAAGTCATGCCCTTGCGTACGCATTAAAATATGCCGAAGAGCAAACTGAAGAGACAATTTTAGTGGTGAACTTAAGTGGTCGAGGTGATAAAGACTTAGCACACGTTCACCAAGTATTAGCAGAACAAGGAGCGCTATAA
- a CDS encoding inner membrane-spanning protein YciB, whose protein sequence is MAALFEYLPLILFFLVYKLVDIFWATAVLVGISLLQIAYQYFTKGKISTKTWVFCVIALFLGGMTIIFQDEQYIMWKTTAIYGLLAAALVISRFIFNKNLVKTALLSMLKTAAEKQGEKELKVDVPKSVYEKLNTIWFVFLISIAILNLYVAYNFSLDFWVNFKVFGLAIVTFIAVLLTVFRIFEYLPDGFQEQENKK, encoded by the coding sequence ATGGCTGCATTATTTGAATACTTACCCCTTATCCTATTTTTCTTAGTCTACAAATTGGTCGATATATTCTGGGCGACTGCGGTATTGGTCGGAATATCGTTACTGCAAATTGCATATCAATATTTCACTAAGGGTAAAATCTCTACCAAAACTTGGGTCTTCTGTGTGATTGCCTTATTCCTAGGCGGTATGACAATCATATTCCAAGATGAACAGTACATTATGTGGAAAACGACGGCTATATATGGCCTATTAGCGGCTGCCTTGGTCATTTCTCGATTTATATTTAATAAGAACCTAGTAAAAACGGCTCTACTCAGTATGCTAAAAACTGCAGCTGAGAAACAAGGTGAGAAAGAATTAAAGGTGGATGTACCAAAATCTGTGTATGAAAAGCTTAATACGATTTGGTTTGTATTCTTAATCAGTATTGCAATCTTGAACCTCTATGTCGCCTATAATTTCTCACTCGACTTTTGGGTGAATTTCAAAGTCTTCGGTCTCGCAATCGTCACATTTATTGCTGTATTACTCACTGTTTTTCGAATTTTTGAATACTTACCCGATGGGTTTCAAGAACAAGAAAACAAAAAATAG
- the trpA gene encoding tryptophan synthase subunit alpha: protein MSRYAQSFAALAEKNQGAFVPFVTIGDPNKELSFEIIKSLIDGGADALELGIPFSDPIADGPVIQAANIRALEQNINTQDCFDIIKQVREYNQDIPIGLLLYSNLIFARGIDNFYREAKEVGVDSILVADVPLHESKMFRNAAKAADIEPIFIATPNADDDTVRTCASYGRGYTYLLSRAGVTGTETKAQMPADSMISKLKEYHAAPALLGFGISTPDDVKAALNSGAAGAISGSAVVKIIEQNLNEPSAMLDSLQSFVETMKAATQK from the coding sequence ATGAGCCGTTATGCACAATCTTTTGCCGCGCTTGCAGAAAAAAATCAGGGTGCGTTTGTCCCGTTCGTGACAATTGGCGATCCAAACAAAGAGCTGAGCTTCGAGATCATTAAAAGCTTGATCGACGGTGGTGCCGATGCGTTAGAGCTAGGTATTCCATTTTCAGATCCGATTGCGGATGGCCCAGTGATTCAAGCTGCGAATATTCGTGCGCTAGAGCAAAATATTAATACCCAAGACTGCTTTGATATCATTAAACAAGTTCGTGAATACAATCAAGATATTCCGATTGGCCTATTACTGTATTCAAACCTTATTTTTGCACGTGGTATTGACAATTTTTATCGTGAAGCAAAAGAAGTGGGCGTGGACTCAATTTTAGTAGCTGATGTGCCGCTTCATGAATCTAAAATGTTTAGAAACGCTGCAAAAGCTGCAGACATTGAGCCTATCTTCATTGCAACACCAAACGCAGATGATGATACTGTTCGTACTTGTGCAAGCTACGGCCGTGGTTACACCTACCTGCTTTCACGCGCTGGGGTAACTGGCACAGAAACAAAAGCGCAGATGCCAGCTGACTCTATGATTTCTAAATTAAAAGAATATCATGCAGCGCCTGCGCTGTTAGGCTTTGGTATTTCAACGCCTGATGATGTAAAAGCGGCACTGAACTCTGGTGCTGCAGGTGCAATCTCAGGTTCTGCTGTGGTTAAAATTATTGAGCAAAACCTGAACGAGCCAAGCGCAATGCTAGACTCGTTACAAAGCTTTGTTGAGACTATGAAAGCCGCAACGCAAAAATAG
- a CDS encoding sodium-dependent transporter: protein MSANREHFSSKLGFILAAAGSAVGIGNLVGFPVSATKNGGGAFLLVYALFVAFICLPVMMAEMAMGRKAQKDPYGAYKSLSGNDKKWSFAGGLAVLTPFMIAVFYMVITVWIFGYLAQTALGNLDMLANPDHFGQFINQNTVFGYMVVVAIIVNLILVGGVKEGIEKAAKFLMPALFVLLIGLVAYVLTLDNAMAGVEYYIVPDFSKMDASVLNGALSQAFFSLSLGMGILMTYASYISKKDDIVGGAKMVAITDSLVAFIAGLMVLPAIFSFNPATNPEELSDSSVSMIFVYLPKILLALQTDIGYTGASIVAFVFFLLVFFAAITSLVSIVEVPTAALIEEKGVSRKVALLILAGATGLLTVLCTMSFGMVDWLTKFVSYGGADKSMFDIVYDVFYDTILPLNGLMVCLFVTYRWKKAKLSEELSQGCDSYSGSFMEKYVNFSLSTFIPVILLLIFVNTVATKFFAVSLFGF, encoded by the coding sequence ATGAGTGCGAACAGAGAGCATTTTAGTTCAAAGCTAGGCTTTATTTTAGCTGCTGCAGGTTCTGCAGTAGGTATAGGAAACTTAGTTGGTTTTCCCGTCTCTGCAACAAAAAATGGTGGTGGAGCTTTTCTTTTAGTTTATGCATTGTTTGTTGCTTTCATCTGCTTACCTGTGATGATGGCTGAAATGGCAATGGGCCGAAAAGCACAGAAAGACCCTTACGGTGCATATAAATCTTTATCTGGTAATGACAAAAAGTGGTCTTTTGCTGGGGGCCTTGCGGTACTAACCCCTTTCATGATTGCTGTATTTTATATGGTGATTACAGTTTGGATATTTGGTTATCTAGCGCAAACTGCATTAGGTAACTTGGATATGTTGGCTAATCCAGACCATTTTGGTCAGTTCATTAACCAAAACACCGTTTTTGGTTACATGGTTGTAGTTGCAATTATTGTGAACTTAATTCTAGTGGGTGGTGTTAAAGAAGGCATTGAAAAGGCAGCTAAGTTTCTAATGCCTGCACTGTTTGTACTGCTAATTGGTTTAGTAGCGTATGTACTTACGCTAGATAACGCCATGGCTGGTGTTGAGTATTACATTGTCCCAGACTTTTCTAAGATGGATGCCAGTGTTCTAAATGGCGCCTTGTCTCAAGCATTTTTCTCATTATCTTTAGGTATGGGTATCTTAATGACTTATGCGTCTTATATCTCTAAAAAAGACGACATTGTAGGTGGCGCAAAAATGGTCGCCATTACTGATTCTTTAGTGGCATTTATTGCTGGCCTTATGGTTCTGCCTGCTATCTTCAGTTTCAATCCAGCGACGAATCCAGAAGAGCTATCTGACTCATCTGTTTCAATGATTTTCGTTTATCTACCTAAAATTCTTTTAGCACTGCAAACTGACATTGGATATACCGGTGCTTCGATCGTGGCGTTTGTCTTCTTCTTACTGGTATTTTTTGCGGCAATTACTTCTCTTGTATCAATTGTTGAAGTGCCAACAGCTGCTTTAATCGAAGAAAAAGGCGTAAGTCGTAAGGTAGCATTATTAATTTTAGCGGGTGCTACAGGTTTACTGACAGTGCTGTGTACGATGTCATTTGGTATGGTTGATTGGCTAACTAAATTTGTCAGCTATGGTGGTGCTGATAAAAGTATGTTCGATATCGTTTACGATGTTTTTTACGACACAATTTTACCGCTGAATGGTTTAATGGTTTGTTTATTCGTTACTTATCGCTGGAAGAAAGCCAAACTATCTGAAGAATTGTCCCAAGGTTGTGACAGTTATTCAGGTAGTTTTATGGAAAAATATGTGAATTTCTCACTGTCGACTTTCATACCTGTGATCTTGCTACTTATCTTTGTAAATACTGTCGCCACTAAGTTTTTTGCAGTAAGCCTATTTGGCTTTTAA
- the rnm gene encoding RNase RNM codes for MIKYDLHSHSTFSDGRLSVGALLERATEKGVDVLALTDHDTVAGIEPAKQFIADRDLNLELVTGVEISTKWESFEIHIVGLSIDTENTHLLNLLTEQQNKREARAQEIGRRLAKKGYEDIYEQAKALAKDAEITRAHFAQALVERGVAKNIQGVFKKFLARGKTGYVPSNWCDMTTAITAIQAAGGVSVLAHPGRYQMSNKWLRKLLSEFKLAGGQAMEVALPQQAPSERQFLGQLSQEFDLLASQGSDFHYPMPWSDLGKNLYLPKDCQAVWQSWQDAQECN; via the coding sequence TTGATAAAATATGATTTACACAGTCATAGCACCTTTTCTGATGGTCGTTTAAGCGTAGGCGCATTGCTTGAGCGAGCAACAGAAAAGGGCGTTGATGTTTTAGCCCTCACCGATCACGATACCGTTGCGGGTATTGAACCTGCAAAGCAATTTATTGCTGACCGAGATTTAAATCTAGAGTTAGTGACTGGGGTTGAGATTTCGACAAAATGGGAAAGTTTTGAAATCCATATTGTCGGCCTATCTATAGATACTGAAAATACACATTTACTTAATTTATTGACTGAGCAGCAAAACAAACGTGAAGCTCGTGCTCAAGAGATTGGTCGACGCTTAGCGAAAAAAGGCTATGAAGATATATATGAGCAGGCCAAAGCACTGGCTAAAGATGCTGAAATCACCCGAGCACACTTTGCACAAGCGTTAGTCGAGCGCGGTGTAGCTAAAAACATTCAAGGTGTGTTTAAAAAGTTTTTAGCCAGAGGCAAAACGGGTTATGTACCAAGCAATTGGTGTGATATGACAACTGCCATTACAGCAATTCAGGCAGCTGGTGGCGTTTCTGTGTTGGCGCACCCTGGTCGATATCAAATGTCTAATAAGTGGCTACGTAAATTACTGAGCGAATTTAAGCTTGCGGGTGGACAGGCAATGGAAGTCGCTTTACCGCAGCAAGCACCGAGCGAAAGACAGTTTTTAGGGCAATTAAGTCAAGAGTTTGATCTACTTGCGAGTCAAGGTTCAGATTTTCATTATCCTATGCCTTGGTCAGATCTCGGAAAAAACCTATACTTACCAAAAGATTGCCAAGCTGTTTGGCAGTCTTGGCAAGACGCACAGGAGTGTAACTAA
- a CDS encoding anthranilate synthase component 1, whose amino-acid sequence MIFSHITTTPGEVTSIRQRRDYISSPLSLYAALDKTNSLLLESAEIDSKDNVKSIILVDAALRIECRGKTVIAKALSNNGQQVLSFLAEQVENCTAVVEGDVLTLEYAPFEAELDEYSKLKADNAFSALRTCINKIKRNSDTPFALFLGGVFAYDMVANFETLPEVPDGDNDCPDYVFYLAETLVLIDHQAQTTELIGNVFNGPEVHANCFEVGKQLEELNTRCDNLTPYLAAPNEGQSEVTVNIDDETYCQQVKTLRQNIIDGDIFQVVPSRTFSLPCAQPLAAYQQLKKQNPSPYMFYMRDESFVLFGASPESALKYCVNSNQVEVYPIAGTRPRGKFADGNINPDLDSRIELELRNDQKERAEHLMLVDLARNDVARISVAGSRHAKELLKVDRYSQVMHLVSRVVGQLKPDLDALHAYQACMNMGTLVGAPKVKAAELVRHTEKQRRGSYGGAVGYLTGDGAMDSCIVIRSAFVKNGTAFVQAGAGVVYDSDPQAEADETRAKAQAVIKAVQSTYQGAC is encoded by the coding sequence TTGATTTTTAGTCATATTACGACAACACCAGGGGAAGTGACGAGTATAAGACAACGGCGCGATTACATTAGCAGCCCATTGTCATTATATGCGGCACTCGATAAAACAAATTCATTATTACTTGAGTCAGCAGAAATTGACTCTAAAGATAATGTGAAAAGCATCATTTTAGTCGATGCCGCACTTCGCATTGAGTGCAGGGGCAAAACCGTGATTGCCAAAGCATTGTCTAACAACGGTCAGCAAGTGTTAAGTTTCTTGGCTGAACAAGTTGAAAACTGTACAGCGGTTGTTGAAGGTGATGTATTAACACTTGAATACGCACCGTTCGAAGCTGAACTGGATGAATACAGTAAGCTTAAAGCAGATAATGCATTCAGTGCCCTACGTACTTGTATAAATAAAATCAAACGTAACTCAGACACCCCTTTTGCATTATTCTTAGGCGGTGTATTTGCTTACGACATGGTAGCCAACTTTGAAACACTGCCTGAAGTCCCAGACGGTGATAATGACTGTCCTGACTATGTGTTTTATTTAGCAGAAACGCTCGTATTAATTGATCATCAAGCACAAACCACTGAGTTAATTGGTAATGTTTTTAACGGCCCAGAAGTGCATGCCAACTGTTTTGAAGTAGGTAAACAGCTAGAAGAGCTTAATACGCGTTGTGATAACTTAACACCGTATTTAGCAGCGCCAAATGAAGGACAGTCTGAAGTGACAGTAAACATTGACGATGAAACTTACTGTCAGCAAGTCAAAACTTTAAGGCAAAACATTATCGATGGTGATATTTTCCAAGTTGTGCCTTCTCGTACATTCTCTTTACCTTGTGCCCAGCCACTAGCAGCTTACCAGCAACTAAAAAAACAAAACCCAAGTCCGTATATGTTTTATATGCGAGATGAATCTTTTGTGTTGTTTGGTGCCTCGCCTGAATCAGCCTTAAAATATTGTGTGAACAGTAATCAAGTCGAAGTCTACCCTATCGCAGGCACACGCCCTCGCGGTAAGTTTGCAGATGGCAATATTAATCCAGATCTAGACAGCCGCATTGAACTTGAGCTTCGCAACGATCAAAAAGAGCGAGCAGAGCACCTTATGCTGGTTGATTTAGCACGTAATGACGTAGCGCGAATTAGTGTTGCAGGCTCACGCCACGCAAAAGAGCTTTTAAAAGTCGACCGCTATTCACAGGTCATGCATTTAGTATCACGCGTTGTGGGTCAATTAAAACCAGATTTAGACGCACTGCATGCCTATCAAGCTTGTATGAACATGGGTACTCTAGTAGGAGCACCTAAAGTAAAAGCTGCAGAGTTAGTGCGACATACTGAAAAGCAACGACGCGGCAGTTATGGTGGTGCTGTAGGTTACTTAACAGGCGATGGTGCAATGGACTCTTGTATCGTTATCCGCTCTGCATTTGTAAAAAATGGTACCGCATTCGTTCAAGCAGGTGCCGGCGTTGTATATGACTCTGATCCACAAGCAGAAGCAGATGAAACTCGAGCCAAAGCACAAGCCGTCATAAAAGCCGTGCAATCTACGTATCAAGGAGCCTGCTAA